In Desulfuromonas acetexigens, the genomic stretch GATGACCACGGCCGGCGCGGTTTCCCAGGCCGCCATCAGCAACGTCAACCAGCTGCTCATGTAGCCCTGGCGAGGATGACATGGACGAGCAACTGCGGATTTTTCCTACCCCGATCCAGCCCGCCGGTAACCCTGGCCCGGCCAGGATCAACAAAGGCTCTCCCCGTCCCGGTCCTTCTTTCGGGGAGATCCTCGAAGGCCAGCTGGGAAAAGAACCCCTGCGCTTTTCCCAGCACGCCCGGCAGCGCATGGAGAGCCGCGGCATTGCCCTGGCCCCGGAGCAGTTGGCCCGGGTCGAACAGGCAGTCGCCCAACTTGACGCCAAAGGGGGCCGGGATTCCCTGGTCCTGATCGATCAGACCGCCATGGTCGTCAGCGTCAAAAATCATACGGTCGTTACTGTGGTTGATCAAAACAGTTTGAAAGACAACGTCTTCACCAACATCGACAGCGCAATCATCGCATAGCCGAACCGGTCCTCGCGAAGGAGGTTCGCGGATCGCCAACCGACAGCGGCGATCCCTCAACAGGAGGCACGTCATGGGTATCCTTTCTTCTCTGTACAGCGGCGTCAGTGGTCTTTCCACCAACGGTAACGCCCTCAGCGTCATCGGTAACAACATCTCCAACAGCAACACCATCGGTTTCAAGTCGGGGCGCTCGGTCTTTTCCGACCTCCTCTCCAGCAGTATTTCCGCTTCCGGTGGCATTTCCCAGGTTGGCCGCGGCGCCGGCATGTCCACCGTCGACAACATCTTCACCCAGGGGACCTTCGAAAATACCGCCAAGAACACCGACCTGGCGATCGAGGGAGAAGGTTTTTTCATCGTCCGTGATCCCAATACCAATACCGATTCCTACACCCGGGCCGGCGCTTTCCGCTGGGATGCCGAAGGCTATCTGGTCTCTCCCGAAGGCTATCGGGCTATCGGCTATGCCCTGAACGAAGCGGGCAACGTCTCCGGCGACCTGACCGAGATCAAGGTCGACACCACCACCCTGAGCCCGCCCAAGGCGACCGAAAACGTGACCTTCACCACCAACCTCGACGCCGCTTCCCAGTATCCGGCGCCGATCATCGGCAAATTCGTCGGTGTTGGCCGCACCCTCGACACCACGGCCGCCGGGGCGACTGATTTCAGTGATCCCGATGGCGTCCTGACGATCAACGGCATGACTCTGGACATCGCCGGTGGCGGCACCTACAATCAGGGTTCGGCCCTGGAGATCAGCACCGCTATCGACAGTGTCGCGGGAATCAATGCCGAAGGGATCGTCATTCCCGGCTCCATCAACCTGAGCGAGGTGGCGGACAAATCGAGCACCGGCTGGACCATCCCCGCCGGCCTGACCATCAACGGCGTGAGCCTCGCGGGGGCCATCCCGGCGACGGTGGATCGGGCTTCCTACGACGTGGCCCTGGTCAACCATTTCAACTCCCTGCTGAACCCGGTCGGAGTGCGGGCCTCCGTCGATGCCAACACTCATTCGCTGACATTGACCAGTATGGATGGCAGCAATATCCAGGTGATCAACAGTGCCGACATGTCGAGCAGTATCCTGAGCCTCAACGGTGCCTTGCGCAAAACCGTCTTCAGCGGTCTGGAGATCCAGGCCAAGGGGACCGATATCGGCGAACTGACCATCGATGCCGGCACCAACAGCACCTATGGCCTGGTCTTCAACACAGGGACCAGCGGCCGCGACGCCGGGTTCGACATCACGGCGCCGGAGGCGACCTCCAACTACGCCAACTCGGTGACGATCTACGATTCCCTGGGTAATCCGCACCAGACTACGGTCTACTTTTCCAAGCTCAACCCGGCGACCAACCCCCTGCAATGGGAGTACAACATCACCGTGAACGCCGCTGAGCTGAACCTGACTCCGGCCCAGACCGGCCCCTATCTGATCTCCAGTGGAGTTCTACGTTTCCTCGATGACGGCACCCTCGATCCGGATTTCCCCAGCGGGCTGACCACTTCGCCCAACGATCTGGCCTGGAACAACAACTCGGACCCGACCGTGCAACTCAATATCGATTTCAACACCACCCAGTGGTCCAACGCCTCGGTGGTCATCAGCCAGGATCAGGACGGCTTTGGCACCGGAACCGTCGCACAGCTCTCCCTCGATAACGAAGGGAATATTCTCGGCAACTACTCCAACGGTGTGCCGCGCAGCCTGTACCGGATTTCCCTGGCCAAGTTCAGCAACGCGGCGGGTTTGACCAAGACCGGCAACAATATGTACCAGACCTCGGGGACTTCCGGTTCGCCTATCGTCGGTACCGTCGGTTCCGGTATCGGGCAGATCTTCACCAACTCGCTGGAGCAGTCGAACGTCGACCTGGCCGCTGAATTCGTCAGCATGATCACCACCCAGCGCGGCTTCCAGGCCAACTCGAAGATCATCACCACCACCGACGAGATGCTCAACGAATTGATCAACCTGAAGCGTTAATCTTTAAGTCAATATTTTGACTGAAAATGGCCGGGACTTTCTCCCGGCCATTTTTTTCTCCGGGCGTTGGGGTGTGGAATCCGACTCCCGCCCGATTTGCTCCCGGTTTTTCGGCAAAGGTACGTCATGGCACGGCATTTGCTCATGACCTGATAGGCACGCCGGACGGATTGACCGCCCGGCCTTTCTCCCTGGGGTAGTGACTCGTGGATCTCTCGACCGTCGTCGGAATTGTTGCCGCTTTTGCCCTCATGATCGTCGCCATCATGTCGGGGGGATCGTTGATGCTCTTCATCGATCCGGCCTCGATGATGATCGTGCTTGGCGGAACCATCGGCGCCACCCTGGTTCACTACCCCTTCCGGTCCGTCTTTGGGGCGATGGCGGTTTTCAAGAAGACCGTCTTTCATCAGGAAACGGCGCCGCAGGCGATCATCGGCCAGTTGATCCAGTTCGCCGGCAAGGCGCGCAAGGAAGGGATCCTGGCCCTCGAATCCTTCCTCGACGAAGTCAAGGATCCTTTCTTCCAGAAGGCGCTGCAGATGGCGGTGGACGGGCAGGAGGCCGAGGCGATGAAGGAGATGCTCGACAAGGAGATCGAATACATTCAGGAGCGGCACGAGTCGGGGGCGGATATCTTTATCGCCATGGGCAGTTACGCTCCGGCCATGGGGATGATCGGCACCCTGATCGGCCTGGTGCAGATGCTCCAGAGCATGAGCGACCCTTCTTCCATCGGCCCGGCCATGGCGGTGGCGTTGTTGACCACCTTTTACGGCTCGGTCATCGCCAACATCCTCTGCCTGCCCATCGCCGGGAAATTGAAAAACCGCAGCGGCGAGGAAATTTTGAGCAAAACCCTCATCGCCGAGGGGATGCGCTGCGTGCTGGCGGGGGAGAATCCCCGGCTGATGGAGCAGAAGCTGCATACCTTCGTGGCGCCCAAACTGCGCGAGAGCAATTTCAAGAAATAACGGCACCCCAAAAGGCGGCATGCGGATGACGAAAAGACCGAAAAAACAGGATCCCGGCGCTCCGGCCTGGATGGTCACCTTCAGCGACATGGTGACCCTGCTGCTGACCTTCTTCGTGCTCCTTTTATCCATGGCCAATATGGATAAGATCAAATTCGAGGAAGCGGCCGGATCGCTGCGCAGCGCCTTCGGGGTGATGGGGGGCGGGAGCCAGACCTCGATATCCAAGCCGAAAGTAGTCGAGTTCGCGCCGATCCAGGACGATTTCACCAGTCGTCTCTATCAGCGGATGCTCAGCCAGATCAATCAACTGAAGATCGATCGCCGCATCCAGCTGGTCAAGGACCGCGGTGCGGTTATCCTGCGGGTCGATGCGGCGGTCCTCTTCGCCTCCGGTCAGACCGAGGTGAGTCCCGAGGCCTATCCGATATTGCAGGATGTCGCCGCCCTGATCGAAAATCTGCCGCTGAATTTGCGCATCGAGGGGCACACCGACGACACCCCCACCTCGGGGCTGGCGCTCTCCAACTGGGACATCTCCATCGCCCGGGCGGTGTCGACCCTGAAGTTTTTCGAGCGGGAAAGCCTCGTCCCCCTCGATCGCATGTCGGCGGTCGGCTACGGTTCCCGGCGGCCCCTGGCGACGGAAAAAAACGAGGCGGCCCAGGCTCTCAACCGCCGGGTCGAGTTCGTTCTCGAAAGTATCGGCGGCAACCGCGAGGCGCTGCCCTATCTGATCGACGCCGGAAAACAGGTCCCCTTTTAGGACGAAGAAAGCCTCCTCTTAGGCGTGAATCCTTCCGCCGGAAAACGAGAAATAATCATGGCCGAAAACAAGACCGACGATAAAAGCGAAGAAAAAGGTGGCGGCAAACTGAAGCTCATTCTGATGATCCTGGGGGCGGTGCTGCTGCTGGCCGGGGTCGGCGTCGGCGCCTACTTTCTCGGTGCCGGCAGCGCCGCCAAACCGGAAACCGTCGAAAAGAGCCCGGCCGCGACCCAATCCGCCGAGACGGGGGTCGCGCCGGTCGGGCCGATGCTGCCGATGGACGACTTCATCGTCAACATCCTCGACGCCGAAGGAACCCGCTATCTCAAGGTCTCCATGACCCTGGAGCTACTCACCCCAGAAGGGATGCTGGAAATCGAAGAGCGCAAAGCCCAGGTGCGCGAC encodes the following:
- a CDS encoding TIGR02530 family flagellar biosynthesis protein, yielding MDEQLRIFPTPIQPAGNPGPARINKGSPRPGPSFGEILEGQLGKEPLRFSQHARQRMESRGIALAPEQLARVEQAVAQLDAKGGRDSLVLIDQTAMVVSVKNHTVVTVVDQNSLKDNVFTNIDSAIIA
- a CDS encoding flagellar hook-basal body complex protein, with translation MGILSSLYSGVSGLSTNGNALSVIGNNISNSNTIGFKSGRSVFSDLLSSSISASGGISQVGRGAGMSTVDNIFTQGTFENTAKNTDLAIEGEGFFIVRDPNTNTDSYTRAGAFRWDAEGYLVSPEGYRAIGYALNEAGNVSGDLTEIKVDTTTLSPPKATENVTFTTNLDAASQYPAPIIGKFVGVGRTLDTTAAGATDFSDPDGVLTINGMTLDIAGGGTYNQGSALEISTAIDSVAGINAEGIVIPGSINLSEVADKSSTGWTIPAGLTINGVSLAGAIPATVDRASYDVALVNHFNSLLNPVGVRASVDANTHSLTLTSMDGSNIQVINSADMSSSILSLNGALRKTVFSGLEIQAKGTDIGELTIDAGTNSTYGLVFNTGTSGRDAGFDITAPEATSNYANSVTIYDSLGNPHQTTVYFSKLNPATNPLQWEYNITVNAAELNLTPAQTGPYLISSGVLRFLDDGTLDPDFPSGLTTSPNDLAWNNNSDPTVQLNIDFNTTQWSNASVVISQDQDGFGTGTVAQLSLDNEGNILGNYSNGVPRSLYRISLAKFSNAAGLTKTGNNMYQTSGTSGSPIVGTVGSGIGQIFTNSLEQSNVDLAAEFVSMITTQRGFQANSKIITTTDEMLNELINLKR
- a CDS encoding motility protein A translates to MDLSTVVGIVAAFALMIVAIMSGGSLMLFIDPASMMIVLGGTIGATLVHYPFRSVFGAMAVFKKTVFHQETAPQAIIGQLIQFAGKARKEGILALESFLDEVKDPFFQKALQMAVDGQEAEAMKEMLDKEIEYIQERHESGADIFIAMGSYAPAMGMIGTLIGLVQMLQSMSDPSSIGPAMAVALLTTFYGSVIANILCLPIAGKLKNRSGEEILSKTLIAEGMRCVLAGENPRLMEQKLHTFVAPKLRESNFKK
- a CDS encoding OmpA/MotB family protein produces the protein MTKRPKKQDPGAPAWMVTFSDMVTLLLTFFVLLLSMANMDKIKFEEAAGSLRSAFGVMGGGSQTSISKPKVVEFAPIQDDFTSRLYQRMLSQINQLKIDRRIQLVKDRGAVILRVDAAVLFASGQTEVSPEAYPILQDVAALIENLPLNLRIEGHTDDTPTSGLALSNWDISIARAVSTLKFFERESLVPLDRMSAVGYGSRRPLATEKNEAAQALNRRVEFVLESIGGNREALPYLIDAGKQVPF
- a CDS encoding flagellar basal body-associated FliL family protein; protein product: MAENKTDDKSEEKGGGKLKLILMILGAVLLLAGVGVGAYFLGAGSAAKPETVEKSPAATQSAETGVAPVGPMLPMDDFIVNILDAEGTRYLKVSMTLELLTPEGMLEIEERKAQVRDTILLYLGSKTFDEIRDLQGKLQLRADLIGKLNALLTKGKIKTIYFTDFVVQ